The Candidatus Tumulicola sp. genome has a window encoding:
- the mtnA gene encoding S-methyl-5-thioribose-1-phosphate isomerase, translating into MNPAHIAYDSGVLRIIDQSKLPGSLELLELRAPDDVAQAIAAMKVRGAPAIGIAGAYGMAIAALIAAAAATDSNQFLQQIAGAAERLASARPTAVNLSWAVTEMLNEAKRRINAGESPVQAALALQIAARALHEDDVATCRRIGDAGAALLPAGINVLTHCNTGDFATGGYGTALGIVRSAWRAGKIGRVFVGETRPLLQGARLTTYELAADGIPYTLITDSAAAHFLARGEIGTVLVGADRIARNGDVANKIGTYALAILARAHRVPFIVAAPRSTFDPGIENGTAIKIEERDPREVLEVGGVRVAPEGARAANPAFDITPASHIEAIVTEFGVLRSPYEDSIAAMLQQTPVRAGASQ; encoded by the coding sequence GTGAATCCGGCGCACATCGCGTATGACTCCGGCGTGCTCCGCATCATCGATCAAAGCAAGCTGCCGGGCTCGCTCGAGCTGCTCGAGCTGCGCGCCCCGGACGACGTGGCGCAGGCCATCGCTGCGATGAAGGTCCGCGGCGCGCCCGCCATCGGCATCGCCGGCGCGTACGGCATGGCCATCGCCGCGCTCATCGCGGCCGCCGCGGCGACGGATTCCAATCAATTCCTGCAGCAGATCGCAGGCGCCGCGGAGCGCCTTGCGAGCGCCCGGCCAACGGCGGTGAACCTTTCCTGGGCCGTCACTGAAATGCTGAACGAGGCGAAGCGGCGCATCAACGCCGGAGAATCGCCGGTGCAGGCCGCGCTCGCCCTGCAGATCGCGGCGCGCGCCCTGCACGAAGATGACGTGGCGACATGCCGGAGGATCGGCGATGCGGGCGCGGCGCTGTTGCCCGCCGGCATCAACGTGCTCACCCATTGCAATACCGGCGACTTCGCGACCGGCGGGTACGGCACAGCGCTTGGCATCGTGCGCTCGGCCTGGCGCGCCGGCAAGATCGGCAGGGTGTTCGTCGGCGAGACCAGGCCTCTGCTCCAAGGCGCGCGCCTCACGACCTACGAGTTGGCGGCGGACGGCATTCCCTATACTCTGATCACGGATTCCGCCGCGGCGCACTTCCTCGCGCGCGGCGAGATCGGCACCGTGCTCGTCGGCGCGGACCGCATCGCGCGCAACGGGGACGTGGCCAACAAGATCGGCACGTATGCCTTGGCGATCCTAGCGCGCGCTCATCGCGTGCCGTTCATTGTCGCGGCGCCGCGTTCGACGTTCGATCCCGGCATCGAAAACGGCACGGCCATCAAGATCGAAGAGCGCGATCCGCGCGAGGTGCTTGAGGTCGGCGGCGTGCGCGTCGCGCCGGAAGGCGCGCGGGCCGCCAATCCCGCGTTCGACATCACGCCGGCCTCTCATATCGAAGCGATCGTCACGGAATTCGGCGTCTTGCGGTCGCCGTACGAAGACTCGATCGCCGCGATGCTGCAGCAGACGCCGGTGCGCGCCGGTGCTTCGCAGTGA